A genomic region of Anas acuta chromosome 1, bAnaAcu1.1, whole genome shotgun sequence contains the following coding sequences:
- the CLDN17 gene encoding claudin-17 — protein sequence MACCALQITGLIFGGVGMVGTLAATIMPQWRVSAHIESNIVVFETIWEGLWMNCVSQMGIRLQCKFYKSILALPPSLEAFRALMCIAVLLSIIAFLLAIVGVKYTRRTKENPQSVSIFILVAGIAFLLTGILVLIPVSWTGGSIIRDFYNPKVPTPLKRELGAALYVGWASAALLIAAGAMYCSFWCWAGKSPKSRNENWHGNSSS from the exons ATGGCTTGCTGTGCATTACAAATCACTGGGCTAATATTCGGAGGTGTGGGCATGGTCGGGACTTTGGCAGCTACAATTATGCCACAATGGAGGGTTTCTGCCCACATTGAGAGTAACATCGTGGTGTTTGAGACTATCTGGGAAGGACTGTGGATGAACTGCGTCAGCCAGATGGGCATCAGGCTGCAGTGTAAGTTCTACAAATCTATCCTAGCTCTGCCCCCATCCTTAGAGGCGTTCAGAGCCCTCATGTGCATTGCGGTGCTCCTGTCAATAATTGCCTTTTTGTTGGCCATTGTTGGTGTGAAGTACACTCGCAGGACCAAGGAGAATCCCCAGAGCGTCAGTATCTTCATCCTGGTAGCTGGAATTGCCTTTCTCCTGACGGGCATCCTCGTTCTGATCCCTGTGTCCTGGACTGGTGGCAGTATCATTCGTGATTTCTATAATCCAAAAGTCCCTACACCACTGAAACGAGAACTGGGAGCTGCTCTCTATGTGGGCTGGGCGAGCGCTGCACTCCTCATCGCTGCGGGAGCAATGTACTGTAGCTTCTGGTGCTGGGCTGGTAAATCCCCAAAATCCAG GAATGAAAACTGGcatgggaacagcagcagctag